In Cryptomeria japonica chromosome 10, Sugi_1.0, whole genome shotgun sequence, a genomic segment contains:
- the LOC131033330 gene encoding uncharacterized protein LOC131033330, with protein MDCKGDNVNSVVKTTTDNLNIIIEVQQKWKHIQNCEMEIISSKNRAFVLEIYNHLTDYLTQLDSVQEVNPSLADLKRNLTETISKFHNYISDVLLKRKSLVMQFETPTKNSLLSDINSDCLEASTPHTVFVDPKEIKSDLHDEPEIGGHKDVNGDSTTQHKKKKSLVSKVSKAFKSFVICGSRI; from the exons ATGGACTGCAAAGGAGATAATGTTAACTCTGTGGTCAAAACAACAACAGATAACCTTAACATCATAATTGAGGTACAGCAAAAATGGAAGCATATTCAGAACTGTGAGATGGAGATCATAAGCTCTAAGAATAGAGCTTTTGTTTTGGAGATTTACAATCACCTTACGGATTACTTAACTCAGCTTGATTCTGTACAG GAGGTGAACCCTAGTTTGGCTGATTTAAAGAGAAATCTGACTGAAACTATTTCAAAGTTTCACAACTATATAAGTGATGTGCTGTTAAAGAGAAAAAGTCTTGTGATGCAATTTGAAACACCAACAAAGAATTCTCTACTTTCAGACATTAATTCAGATTGTTTAGAAGCCTCCACTCCTCACACAGTATTTGTGGATCCCAAAGAAATCAAATCAG ATTTGCATGATGAGCCTGAGATTGGAGGTCACAAGGATGTGAATGGAGATTCCACAACACAACATAAAAAGAAGAAAAGCCTGGTTAGCAAGGTCTCTAAGGCTTTTAAAAGCTTTGTTATCTGTGGTTCAAGGATTTGA